In a genomic window of Deltaproteobacteria bacterium HGW-Deltaproteobacteria-2:
- a CDS encoding activase — MTKKYFGGCDVGSTTGKAVILDENGNMVASIIVPSEIDPEVTSIQALEKACAQVPDIGSYKNLTYLVGTGYGRNEVAFANENISEISCHAMGTFSCAPAIKTIVDIGGQDVKTISIDGDGSVLEFAMNDKCAAGTGRFFEAMSRIFRMDLDEFSDLSLKAKKIIPVTAQCSVFAESEVISLLARRNPPEDIAAGIQTAVSKRCFSLLKRIGMRPQVTVTGGCAKSHGLIKALTKVINMEVTPLPVDPQIIGALGAAVFAQRRK; from the coding sequence ATGACGAAAAAATATTTTGGTGGATGCGATGTAGGTTCCACCACTGGTAAAGCGGTAATATTGGATGAAAACGGCAATATGGTTGCCAGCATCATCGTGCCCAGCGAGATAGACCCGGAAGTTACTTCCATACAGGCACTGGAAAAGGCCTGTGCCCAGGTCCCGGACATCGGCAGCTACAAAAATCTGACCTACTTGGTCGGCACCGGCTATGGCCGCAACGAAGTGGCCTTTGCCAATGAAAATATTTCGGAAATCAGTTGTCACGCGATGGGAACATTTTCCTGCGCACCGGCCATCAAAACTATTGTTGATATCGGCGGACAGGATGTTAAGACCATCTCCATCGACGGCGACGGCTCTGTGCTGGAGTTCGCTATGAACGACAAGTGCGCAGCCGGGACCGGTCGCTTTTTCGAAGCGATGAGCCGCATCTTCCGTATGGATCTTGATGAATTTTCAGACCTCTCCTTAAAGGCTAAAAAGATTATTCCCGTCACGGCCCAGTGCAGTGTCTTCGCTGAAAGCGAAGTCATTAGTCTTCTGGCCCGCCGTAATCCACCAGAAGACATCGCCGCCGGCATCCAGACGGCTGTTTCCAAACGTTGCTTTTCTTTGCTTAAACGTATTGGTATGCGCCCCCAGGTGACCGTAACCGGCGGATGTGCCAAAAGCCATGGTTTGATCAAAGCGCTCACCAAAGTCATCAATATGGAAGTAACACCTCTGCCCGTTGACCCGCAAATAATCGGTGCCTTGGGTGCTGCTGTCTTTGCTCAGCGTCGCAAATAA
- a CDS encoding 4Fe-4S ferredoxin, with amino-acid sequence MHITDDGHIYRKLGEKIDNLHVKAPWNETWHSILKELYTTDEADVVVKMPYTLSTLERISQITKIEKTSLQNILDSLCRKGLVMDTWNEKHGRYYYMPWPIAIGIFEFTMMRTDNNLNKKRMADLFHEYFGSVHAANFSNNEKVSALRVIPVEESITADSHTEFFDYEKASSLIESTDKWAIGLCSCRSEKLHNGTRGCDAPTDCCSLLGIGADYGIRNNFARKVTKSEMLDNFARSKEYSLVFCAVNTKKNPVAICHCCKCCCNFLGGLTKYGYQNCVVTSNFISKIDAGKCTGCGKCVKVCPVNALSLVSANDPKNMKKKTCKLNTDICVGCGVCIAKCSFKAMEMIPRESKVLHPESLFEVTMLAALERGTLQNQLFDNPMSITQDYMRTFVGAFLKLTPVKQALMSNIFRSSFLSSARSIARIQGKGWMLDL; translated from the coding sequence ATGCACATTACCGATGATGGCCATATTTATCGTAAGCTTGGGGAAAAGATAGATAACCTGCATGTGAAGGCACCTTGGAATGAAACTTGGCACAGCATTTTGAAAGAGCTTTATACCACTGATGAGGCTGATGTCGTGGTAAAGATGCCCTATACTCTCTCGACGCTGGAAAGAATCTCACAAATCACCAAAATCGAGAAGACCAGCCTGCAAAACATATTAGATAGTCTGTGCAGGAAGGGGCTTGTCATGGACACATGGAACGAAAAACATGGCCGGTACTACTATATGCCCTGGCCTATAGCTATAGGAATATTCGAATTTACCATGATGAGGACCGACAACAATCTCAACAAGAAGAGAATGGCCGATCTCTTTCACGAATACTTCGGCTCCGTACACGCAGCTAATTTTTCAAACAATGAAAAGGTCTCCGCGCTTCGCGTTATTCCCGTCGAAGAATCAATTACGGCTGACAGTCACACGGAATTCTTCGATTACGAGAAAGCTTCATCGCTAATTGAAAGCACTGATAAGTGGGCCATCGGTCTTTGCTCCTGCAGAAGCGAAAAACTGCATAACGGAACCAGGGGATGCGATGCACCCACGGATTGCTGCAGTCTTTTAGGAATCGGAGCAGATTATGGCATAAGGAACAACTTTGCGCGCAAAGTCACGAAATCCGAGATGCTGGACAATTTCGCCCGGTCAAAGGAATATAGTCTCGTCTTCTGCGCCGTCAATACTAAAAAGAATCCCGTGGCCATCTGTCACTGCTGCAAGTGTTGCTGCAACTTTTTAGGCGGATTGACCAAGTACGGATATCAGAATTGCGTCGTTACTTCCAATTTCATTTCCAAGATTGATGCAGGCAAGTGCACTGGGTGCGGAAAATGCGTCAAAGTATGTCCTGTAAATGCCTTGAGCCTGGTATCTGCAAATGATCCCAAAAATATGAAAAAGAAAACTTGCAAGCTGAATACCGATATATGCGTGGGTTGCGGAGTATGTATTGCCAAATGTTCCTTCAAGGCAATGGAAATGATACCGCGGGAAAGTAAGGTTTTACACCCGGAATCTCTTTTCGAGGTGACTATGTTGGCAGCGCTCGAGCGCGGCACACTGCAGAATCAACTATTCGATAATCCCATGAGTATAACCCAGGACTATATGAGAACATTCGTTGGGGCTTTTCTGAAGCTGACTCCGGTTAAGCAGGCCCTTATGAGTAATATTTTCAGATCCTCATTTCTATCTTCAGCCAGAAGCATTGCCCGAATACAGGGTAAGGGTTGGATGCTGGATCTATAA
- a CDS encoding 2-hydroxyacyl-CoA dehydratase produces MKLNTVFDNTRNTIMRLPELSKGFFKRSLIGYYFSAPHPREALVFTKYWIMNWAAIIQWILYSIFKLGPITFIRKLIKHPWILILIRVNGLANRAARDNTGIYHDAICITVHSVTLGVINELRNMLWDAENLVIFEDLVPYDIARGMGLNCYMLELWGIILPILVSDGTLKYIDEAENSGMNPDACSLPKATVGMVLKGHTPKGVAMVSSNLPCDAGAASYAFIQRAYGDIPTYRLDAPYNFYNERAEQLFAKDVMGMIGFLEKHTPKRMDWNRMRRFFEGRNRMLELEMELWEMSRKRPSPVAGIAVWLSHLWHFNVSAGDPASIQHYEKLVKMARKNLENNIPAKKNERYRAVLWNPPFLHFSDIFIWAEKKYGIFLINDSMTYNHHEPIDTTSPETMVKGWGKTIMQGPMVRHTRGPAENYLEDIFRMVKQFDLDMVWVSNHVGCKGGQAMNGILREKCREKGIPLLVLDYDLSDERIVSHENMMRQVDFFMENVMKAKPIDQ; encoded by the coding sequence GTGAAGCTCAATACTGTTTTTGATAATACCAGAAATACAATCATGCGTCTGCCGGAATTGTCGAAAGGTTTTTTTAAAAGATCTCTTATCGGATATTATTTCAGTGCGCCGCATCCCAGGGAGGCTCTTGTTTTTACGAAATACTGGATCATGAACTGGGCGGCAATTATTCAATGGATATTGTATTCCATTTTCAAGCTCGGTCCTATTACATTTATTCGTAAGCTGATCAAACATCCGTGGATACTGATACTGATTCGTGTTAACGGATTGGCCAATCGTGCGGCGCGAGATAATACAGGTATTTATCATGATGCAATTTGCATAACGGTTCACTCTGTAACATTAGGTGTTATTAATGAACTGCGGAATATGCTGTGGGATGCTGAGAATCTAGTTATTTTTGAGGACCTTGTCCCTTATGATATCGCACGTGGAATGGGCTTGAACTGTTACATGCTTGAACTCTGGGGCATTATCCTGCCCATTCTGGTATCGGACGGCACTTTAAAATACATTGATGAGGCGGAAAACTCTGGCATGAATCCCGATGCATGCAGTTTGCCCAAGGCAACTGTAGGTATGGTTCTTAAAGGTCATACGCCCAAGGGCGTGGCCATGGTGAGTTCTAACCTGCCCTGCGATGCAGGAGCGGCTTCTTATGCCTTCATCCAGCGGGCATATGGTGATATCCCCACCTACCGGCTGGATGCTCCCTATAATTTCTACAACGAGCGCGCAGAACAACTTTTCGCCAAAGACGTTATGGGTATGATCGGCTTTCTGGAAAAACACACCCCTAAACGCATGGACTGGAATCGTATGCGCCGGTTCTTTGAAGGACGCAATCGCATGCTGGAACTTGAAATGGAGTTATGGGAAATGAGTAGGAAAAGGCCTTCCCCTGTGGCAGGCATAGCAGTGTGGTTGAGTCACCTGTGGCATTTCAACGTTTCCGCCGGTGATCCTGCTTCAATTCAGCACTACGAAAAGCTCGTGAAAATGGCGCGAAAAAATCTGGAAAACAATATTCCTGCCAAGAAGAACGAGCGGTACAGGGCAGTTCTCTGGAATCCGCCCTTTTTGCATTTCAGTGACATTTTTATATGGGCTGAAAAGAAATACGGCATTTTTCTTATTAACGATAGCATGACCTATAATCATCATGAACCAATTGACACAACTTCACCCGAGACTATGGTCAAAGGCTGGGGAAAGACCATCATGCAGGGTCCGATGGTTCGCCATACCCGAGGTCCGGCCGAAAACTATCTGGAAGATATATTCCGCATGGTCAAGCAGTTCGATCTGGATATGGTCTGGGTTTCCAATCACGTGGGCTGTAAGGGTGGTCAGGCAATGAACGGAATACTGCGCGAAAAATGTCGGGAGAAAGGCATTCCTTTGCTTGTATTGGATTACGATCTTTCCGACGAGCGCATTGTCTCTCACGAAAACATGATGCGGCAGGTTGATTTTTTCATGGAAAACGTTATGAAGGCTAAGCCAATTGATCAATAA
- a CDS encoding 2-hydroxyacyl-CoA dehydratase gives MKLNTVLDNTKNTIMRLPDATKGFLKRSLIGYYFSAPHPRDAMVFTKYWIMNWGAILYWIGQSIFKLGPIGLIRALVKHPWILTLLRVNGLANRLARGQTGVYHDALCITVHTVALGVIEELRNMLFDAENLVIFEDLVPYDIARGMGLNCYMLELWGIVLPILTSEGTLKYIDEAENSGMNPDACSLPKATVGMVIKGHTPKGVAMVSSNMPCDAGAASYAFIRRVDNDIPTYRLDVPYNFYNERAEKLFAKDVKGMIAFLEEHTPGRMDWDRMREICQGRNRMLELEMELWEMTRIKPAPLAGAAVWLSHIWHFNVSAGNPTSIRHYEKLVKMARKNLENNTPATKNEKYRTVIWNPPFLHFVDMLNWAEQKYGVVVLNDSMTYNHHEPINITSPETMIRDWGRTIMQGPMVRHTRGPAENYLDDIFRMYKQFDLDMIWIANHVGCKGGQAMNGVLREQCRAKGIPLLILDYDLFDPRIVSHENMMRQVDFFMENVMKAKRIDQ, from the coding sequence GTGAAACTCAATACTGTCTTGGACAATACCAAAAATACCATCATGCGTCTGCCGGATGCAACGAAAGGGTTCCTAAAGAGATCTCTCATCGGATATTATTTCTCTGCGCCGCATCCCCGGGATGCTATGGTTTTTACAAAATACTGGATCATGAACTGGGGGGCAATTCTGTACTGGATAGGGCAATCCATTTTTAAGCTCGGGCCCATTGGATTAATACGCGCTCTGGTCAAGCATCCTTGGATACTGACCTTGCTTCGTGTCAACGGACTTGCCAATCGTTTAGCGCGTGGCCAGACCGGCGTTTATCATGATGCGCTTTGCATAACGGTCCACACCGTGGCCTTAGGCGTCATTGAAGAACTGCGAAACATGCTGTTTGATGCTGAAAATCTGGTTATTTTCGAGGATCTTGTTCCTTACGATATTGCGCGCGGAATGGGATTGAATTGTTACATGCTTGAACTTTGGGGCATTGTCCTGCCTATCTTAACATCCGAAGGAACTTTAAAATATATAGACGAGGCCGAAAACTCGGGTATGAATCCCGATGCCTGCAGTCTGCCCAAGGCCACCGTGGGCATGGTCATCAAGGGTCACACGCCCAAGGGTGTGGCCATGGTGAGTTCCAATATGCCCTGTGATGCCGGCGCGGCCTCCTATGCCTTTATCCGGCGTGTAGATAATGATATCCCCACTTACCGACTGGATGTGCCGTATAATTTTTACAATGAGCGGGCCGAGAAGCTCTTTGCCAAGGACGTTAAGGGCATGATCGCATTTCTGGAAGAACACACCCCCGGGCGCATGGACTGGGATCGTATGCGTGAGATATGCCAGGGACGCAACCGCATGCTGGAACTCGAGATGGAGCTGTGGGAAATGACCAGGATCAAGCCGGCCCCTCTGGCGGGCGCGGCAGTGTGGCTGAGTCATATATGGCATTTCAATGTCTCAGCCGGGAATCCGACGTCGATTCGACATTACGAAAAGCTCGTTAAAATGGCACGTAAGAATCTTGAGAATAATACTCCTGCCACGAAGAACGAGAAATACCGTACAGTAATCTGGAACCCCCCCTTCCTCCATTTTGTTGACATGTTAAATTGGGCCGAGCAGAAGTATGGTGTAGTCGTTCTCAACGACAGCATGACCTATAATCATCATGAACCCATCAACATAACTAGCCCTGAAACAATGATCAGGGACTGGGGCAGGACCATCATGCAGGGACCCATGGTGCGCCATACCCGCGGACCGGCTGAAAACTACTTGGACGATATCTTTCGTATGTACAAGCAATTCGATCTCGATATGATCTGGATCGCCAACCATGTTGGGTGCAAGGGCGGTCAGGCCATGAACGGCGTTCTGCGCGAACAGTGCCGCGCCAAAGGTATCCCCCTGCTCATCCTGGATTACGACCTCTTTGACCCGCGGATTGTATCTCATGAAAACATGATGCGGCAGGTGGATTTCTTTATGGAAAATGTCATGAAGGCTAAACGCATTGATCAATAA